The genomic stretch AGCTTTATAGCAAACATTCAACACTCACTTGCTTCCCACATACATAATCAGTTTTGAGGTGTGGCCTTTGGAAAATGTTGGTCAGAATAGGAAGCCACACTGAGTCAGAAGAGAGGAACACCCCCTCATTCCAGAGGAAGAATGTTTCCAGTGTGTTTCAGTGATCAACCTTGTATTCCCCCTGTTTTCTCATGGACTTTATTGTTCTTATCAACTGTTAGAATGGGGAATTTTCTGTCTGTACCATAATATATTATTATGTGTTTTTTAGTTTTCAGCAAACGATGTAACACTGAAGGAAATGGTGAACTCTTCATTATATAATCCACATTCTCCACCTTCTCCAGTTCTGGCAGTTTGGGGAGTGGGTGGACGTGGTGGTTGACGACCGGCTGCCTACCAGAGATGGAGAGTTGCTGTTTGTTCATTCAGCCACAGGCTCAGAGTTCTGGAGTGCATTGCTGGAGAAGGCATATGCTAAGTGAGCTAGAATTCTGTATGAAATTATTTAACTGGGAGTATATAGCATGCTACCAGTTGATTAAAAATTCACAAACTATGCCTAATGCTTATTAATGAACTCCCACCGGATTTgtacattttttgttttcttttgttaatATAAATAAAGGAGGAAGCAATGCAAGTCTCACACTGAAGAGTTTATGAAATGAATGAGAACTAAAGCAAATAAAGTGGCACTAACTGGAACAAAAAAAGCCAATGTAACATTATCAATGACAACTGGGCATAGAAACAGAAAAAGGTTATAAAGGGAAGAACCCAGTTTCCTCATTAACCATGCTACCTGTGGGTTTAAGGTTATTGTGTTTTCTTTaaaagcactttttatttgaacattgtCAGCCATTATGTTGGCATTCTGATCAGTGCACTTCTATGTTTTCATCAGGTTCATTAAACTCTTTATGTTGGAGACTCTGGTTTGCTTTCTCCCTGTTTTTCTGCATGTTATACACCCATAGTGCTAATAATACAAATACTATGCATTTGTTGGCTTGTTTGTGtaaatttgttttcttttgtctgtctctctctctgatctgaCTTTTATTCTACCTTCATGAATATCTAAGGCTGAATGGATGCTATGAAGCTCTCTCTGGTGGTTCTACCACTGAGGGCTTTGAAGACTTCACTGGAGGGATAGCTGAGATGTATGAACTAAGATCTGCTCCATCAAACCTGTTCCAGATCATCAAGAAGGCACTAGAGTCTGGGGCTCTTTTAGGATGCTCCATAGATGTACTAGCCTATTTATATCAGTTCATCACCTTCTAAATACTCGTGTTTTAGGGGATTCTTTCATGGTTAACTCCTTTGTGTCTCTACAGATCACAAGTGCAGCTGACTCTGAGGCCATCACCCATCAGAAGCTTGTGAAGGGACACGCTTACTCACTGACTGGGGCCACTGAGGTTGGCTGGTCTGGGGTTttattgtttctttttatataaGCTCTGAGTGGTCAGGTTCTATACCCAAAGTCATTCTGTATCCAAGGTGAACTACCGTGGTCGCAGGGAGAAGCTCGTCAGGGTGCGTAATCCTTGGGGTCAGGTGGAATGGACCGGGGCCTGGAGTGACAGGTCAGAGCATATTAATTGTCTAAACACCTGATCATCACCACAACACGCATTCACTTATTCATGTTTTAGTCCAAAatagttttattattttaaagttGCTGAGGTTAGAATGATATTTTTTTACCTGCCATGTCACCATGCAGCTCTTCAGAGTGGAATAATGTGACTGCGTCTGAACGTGAGAATGTGAGAGCTGATGACGGAGAGTTCTGGTACAGTGTGACCTCGCCATTCATCGTGACACACTCAGCTGCGTTCATCCTTTCAAACAGTGTCTTTGTACATGATTGGATTTATAAACATCTAAGTAGTTTTGCTTCTTATGAcccttatttttatttaatccaCATATGTTTATGTATTCAGGATGTCGTTGTCTGACTTTATGAAACATTATTCCCGCCTGGAGATCTGCACTTTGACCCCAGACACCCTTTCGTCTGAATCTGTGAAGCACTGGAGTATGAATAAGTTTGATGGTAACTGGAGGAGGGGCTCCACAGCGGGAGGCTGCAGAAACCACCCCTGTGAGAAGCCCTACAGCATGTAGACATTGATGTTACCAATGATTGCACCAAATGTAAACAAAAGCCTTCAGTTTGACAAACAACCTCATCCACAGACACATTCTGGATGAATCCGCAGTTTAAGATTAAACtggaagaggaagatgatgatcCTGATGATGATGAGGTTGGCTGTAGTGTAGTGATTGGCCTCATCCAGAAGAACAGACGCAAGATGAGGAAATCTGGGGAAGACATGCACACCATTGGTTACGCCATCTACGAGGTGAGCACCAAGAGTTTCTGTGTGCATGAGCAATTAGTCATATAATTGTACATGTTTTATAGCAGTCAGTGTAATACGGGGCATGTGGTCTTGTGTTTGTGTCATTCCAGGTCCCTCCTCAGGTTAGCAGTTCCTGGCTGCCAGTCAACATGGAGAAGATTCCATACACATACTGAGTGCTAATTTCTAAGGCAGAAGAAACATGAACTCTCAATATTCAGTGTTCTTTGTTCCTATGTATTGATCTAGCTCAATATTTATAGTTGTTTCTTCTTCAACTTGTTGTCTCAGTTTAGCGGACAGAAGGAGGTTCACCTCAGTAAGGAATATTTCCTAACCCATGCCCAGAAAGCTCGTTCTGAGACCTTCATCAATCTGCGAGAAGTCAGCACGCGTTTCAAGCTGCCTCCTGGGGAATACCTCATTGTTCCCTCCACTTTTGAGCCACACAAGAACGGAgatttttgtgtgcgtgtgttctcaGAGAAACAGTCTGAAATGAAGTAAGAGCCTTAAAGTCTTTTTAGTAATGATGGGAATCCATTGTGTTCAATCAGTGGTCTTGTGGGCAGGTAGATCCAGTATGTTTCTTGTAAGACATAATTTATACTTCATTATATGATAAATGCTCAAACACTTTTAAATTGATTCACTTAAAAAGGGGGGTGACTGAACATTAAAAAGATCTGTTTGAATATTTAGTAGTACATGTATGCTCTGAATCTCTACGCAGGACGTGTGATGATCCTGTGCAGGCTGAATTTGATGATGTAAGTAAATAcctttattttgtgtttttgtactaTATTTAATGCCGCTGATAGATGTGTTTGTATCCTTTCAGGAGACAGTATCAGAAGATGAAGTTGATGCTGGCTTTAGGGGTCTATTCACAAAACTGGCAGGAGAGGTAGATCAATCAATTTCAAACTCTGGAGGTGACACTGTTTAGGCATATTTAAAGTCAATCATTTTCTTTGGGACTGTTGGAATACAACAattcaaaacaatttttttttactttaaatatTCCTAAACAGTGGCACCTACAGAGTCAGGTACTGTGGTCACGAGTTATCTCActttaatataaaataaaaccCTAAATACTTAAGTCTCTTTATCCATGATGCATTTTAATACATTAGAGAAACTAACATGGATTTAAAGGTAATCATATATAACTGGGTAACAGAAACTCACACCCTACAATGTAGTACCTATAAAGTACACTATAATGTACCTGTGACATGTCACATCTTTACAATCAAAGTCGTTTGATTTTTCACCAGGACATGGAGATTTCTGTGTCTGAGTTGAGGACCATATTCAATAAAATAGTCAGCAAACGTAAGACTTTGTTGATTTTGTTCCGAAGGGATAAGTGATTAcaacattgttattattatgatttagccATATGCTTACCAGTGTATTTCTTCACAGGGACAGATATTAAGACAAATGGCTTCAGTTTAGATACATGCAGAGTCATGGTGAACCTCATGGATGTATCCTTTGGATAATGTACCATCTTTAATAACATCCGAAAATAAGACAAGCAGTGGCTTTTGGATTCTTTGAATGTACTTTTTAATAATTTAATGTACTTATTGAATTGACATTTAACTCATGTCTTTGACTCATTCCTTGACTGAAAATAGGACAGTGGTAATGGAAAGCTAGGAATAAGTGAATTTGCCACCTTATGGAAGAAAATTCAGAAATACTTGGTAAGACTTAACAGCGAAAAGTGACATGTGTGCATAAATATTCTGGAACAAATTAACAAAACTTAGCATAGAGCATATATATGTTTGCCACGGTTCCTTTAGGCCATATACAAGAAAAATGATATGGATGGGTCTGGCACCATGAGTACACCCGAGATGCGCTTGGCTTTGAAAGAAGCAGGTGTGCGTACTACTTTTCTTTAAAGAAACCAACATTCAACCTCAGTTCAGACTTATATCATACACTTAACACCTAAATTCGACATTTGACTGATCCTTGGTGCTTTTCTTTGCACAGGCTTCACTCTGAACAACAATATTCACCAGATATTGGCTGCACGATATGGTGAGGACGACATGACCATCGACTTCGACAACTTTGTGTCTTGTGTGATACGCATGGAGATGATGTTCAGTAAGAAAGATCTCATTCTTGTCTTTTAGAAATTCATTTAATTGCATCTAATGTAAACTGTTACTGCTAATGTACTTATTTCTCTCTTGTAGAAATGTTTCAGAAGCTTGATATGGATACAAGTGGATTCATTGAGTTGGACTTAACTCAGGTAAGCATCCTTTTCTACTAGCAACTCAGTTCAGGTGTAGGCTTTCCTTTATTCAAGTATTTCATGTTCTTTTCTTTATAGTGGCTGTCATTCGCCATGGTCTAGAGGGACACGAGGAACGTTCAGACACATTTTTTTCCAGTTGACAGTTAACTTCCAATTACACTAGTACACTAACCAAAATGTGTTTAtgtttaataatatatgtaacaatGAAAACAAACTTCTACTCATATTATTTGCTGCTGTTGGAACATAATAAATGTTGTTTTTCTATTATGAAATACGGTGTCACGTTTTCAATCAAATCAATTCACCGTGAGGCGGTTTTAATAATCCTTGTATTTGGCTGTAGCTGCAGTTAGACGTTGTTGCCTCTATCGGGCTGTGGACTCTGTGCTCTGTAGATTGAAGACCTAGCCTACTGTAGTAGTGTCCGTCTGTCACTGCAACACTTCATATTCTACAAAACAACGATTGCCCGCATTCCGTCGGCAGGAATACCCGTTACCAGGTACATCAGAGGTAAGGAAGTGATTATTGTATCTTGCTTAAGACCTGCGTTGTGATTTTGCCCAGTCTAATCGGGTCGAGCGGCGAGCTAACACCTAGCCCACTGACTAATGTCGAATAAGTGCTTCTGCTAACCGTTAAACGTTAGTCATGAACCATCAACTTTGTATGGCCACTACAATCTTTATTTCTGTTCGTTAAAGTTAACGGAGTCTTGCGTTGATGAGAGGGGTGCGCTGTAGACGTGGTTATGTGTGACATCTTTACAACACAAATGATCAAAACCACAGACTGAACAAAAAGGTTAAATAAAGGCCTGTGAGGAATACGCTTTCAACGAGACTAAAAGCTGTAATCTAGAGACATAGTCAGTCCAGACTGGGCAAAACTGGCCCTGTATTTGAAATCCCTATTTCATTTCAGTCTGCAAAAACTATAATCTAGCATATTATCTGTTACATTTATTATTGAAGAATATAACAAATGATTTCATTACATTTTGTTACTGTTGTGAGCAGTTGTCATAAGAGTTATTATAAGAGTTATAAGAAATAACATTCACTGTTACTGTCCATATTAACTTGGTTGCAGATCACATGATTGCAGGTCCCCATGAACAGCAGAATCAAGACTGGGTTTGCCAACAGCATTATAAAACAAAGATGATATTTtagtggtggagtgtgtgttaaaCTGAACACTCACTGATGGGAAACTGTGCCCAGATTTTATTCTAACCAAAATGACCATAATGCAGCAATCATCTGACAGATTTCTCTTATAAATTAGATTAAAATTTCAAAACTGATTTTAAAAACAGATATATATTTGGTTGCTTaaattgatttaaaaaataaaccagAGAATAGATATAAATTCAGCAATTGACCTTTATTAAACATACCTTGCACTCAACGACCGTACTTAATTGTGAGTGTTCTTGTGGTCGTATCTAGATCTAGGTAGTATCACCCCAGATAACAGGGAAGGGTTGGTTTAAAAACACAAGCACGAACAAACATATGTCCATTTCAGAGCTCATTTAAGTGTGTTTACATATGGAG from Brachyhypopomus gauderio isolate BG-103 chromosome 15, BGAUD_0.2, whole genome shotgun sequence encodes the following:
- the capn2a gene encoding calpain 2, (m/II) large subunit a → MLRVKDVWKASAFTMSGVASTLAKKRALAAGFGTNSNAVKYLNQNFETLRSECLSRGQLFCDPTFPVVAESLGFNELGPRSHKTRGIQWKRPGELTSKPDFIVGGATRTDICQGSLGDCWLLAAIASLTLNEDVLSRVVPSDQGFGDNYAGIFHFQFWQFGEWVDVVVDDRLPTRDGELLFVHSATGSEFWSALLEKAYAKLNGCYEALSGGSTTEGFEDFTGGIAEMYELRSAPSNLFQIIKKALESGALLGCSIDITSAADSEAITHQKLVKGHAYSLTGATEVNYRGRREKLVRVRNPWGQVEWTGAWSDSSSEWNNVTASERENVRADDGEFWMSLSDFMKHYSRLEICTLTPDTLSSESVKHWSMNKFDGNWRRGSTAGGCRNHPYTFWMNPQFKIKLEEEDDDPDDDEVGCSVVIGLIQKNRRKMRKSGEDMHTIGYAIYEVPPQFSGQKEVHLSKEYFLTHAQKARSETFINLREVSTRFKLPPGEYLIVPSTFEPHKNGDFCVRVFSEKQSEMKTCDDPVQAEFDDETVSEDEVDAGFRGLFTKLAGEDMEISVSELRTIFNKIVSKRTDIKTNGFSLDTCRVMVNLMDDSGNGKLGISEFATLWKKIQKYLAIYKKNDMDGSGTMSTPEMRLALKEAGFTLNNNIHQILAARYGEDDMTIDFDNFVSCVIRMEMMFKMFQKLDMDTSGFIELDLTQWLSFAMV